In a genomic window of Gossypium arboreum isolate Shixiya-1 chromosome 7, ASM2569848v2, whole genome shotgun sequence:
- the LOC108485190 gene encoding floricaula/leafy homolog, whose amino-acid sequence MDPETFASGSFFKWDPRGMMAPTPARLMEAVAAVPQPQTVAVAAAAAYMGRPRELGGIEELFQAYGIRYYTAAKIAELGFTVNTLLGMKEEELDEMMNSVSQIFRWELLVGERYGIKAAVRAERRRLEEEDSRRRHLVLGDTTTTTTAANALDALSQEGLSEEPVQQEKEAAGSGGGGTWEMVIGGGRRKQQRRRKGQKKVVEVDNGDEFEGGDDDDENGDGGGGGYERQREHPFIVTEPGEVARGKKNGLDYLFHLYEQCRDFLIQVQNIAKDRGEKCPTKVTNQVFRYAKKAGASYINKPKMRHYVHCYALHCLDEEASNALRRAFKERGENVGAWRQACYKPLVSIAARQGWDIDAIFNAHPRLAIWYVPTKLRQLCHAERNGAAVVAAASSSVSGGHDHMGF is encoded by the exons ATGGACCCTGAGACTTTTGCTAGTGGGAGCTTCTTCAAGTGGGATCCAAGGGGAATGATGGCACCAACGCCGGCTCGTTTGATGGAAGCAGTTGCCGCCGTACCTCAGCCGCAGACGGTGGCTGTGGCTGCTGCTGCTGCTTACATGGGGAGGCCGAGGGAACTTGGGGGTATTGAAGAGTTATTTCAAGCTTATGGAATCAGGTACTATACTGCGGCGAAGATAGCTGAGTTAGGGTTCACTGTAAACACCCTTTTAGGCATGAAAGAAGAAGAGTTAGACGAGATGATGAATAGTGTATCACAGATATTCAGGTGGGAACTCCTCGTCGGTGAAAGGTACGGTATTAAAGCCGCCGTTAGAGCTGAAAGGAGACGGCTTGAAGAAGAGGATTCACGGCGGCGCCACTTGGTTTTAGGTGACACCACCACCACTACCACCGCCGCCAACGCTCTCGATGCTCTCTCACAAGAAG GGTTATCAGAGGAGCCAGTGCAGCAAGAAAAAGAGGCGGCGGGGAGCGGCGGAGGGGGAACGTGGGAGATGGTAATAGGTGGAGGAAGGAGGAAGCAACAGCGGCGGAGGAAAGGGCAGAAAAAGGTGGTTGAAGTTGACAACGGGGATGAATTCGAGggtggtgatgatgatgatgaaaacGGTGATGGTGGTGGCGGTGGTTACGAGCGGCAGCGGGAGCACCCTTTCATCGTAACGGAGCCCGGCGAGGTAGCACGTGGCAAAAAGAACGGCCTTGATTACCTCTTCCATCTCTACGAGCAGTGTCGGGATTTCTTGATTCAAGTCCAAAACATAGCTAAGGACCGTGGCGAAAAATGCCCCACTAAG GTGACAAATCAAGTATTTAGGTACGCTAAGAAAGCGGGGGCAAGCTACATCAACAAGCCTAAAATGCGACACTACGTGCATTGCTACGCCCTACATTGTCTCGATGAGGAAGCGTCGAATGCGCTGCGGAGAGCTTTCAAGGAGCGAGGCGAGAACGTCGGGGCATGGAGACAAGCCTGCTACAAACCACTAGTTTCGATTGCGGCTCGCCAAGGTTGGGACATCGATGCCATCTTCAACGCCCATCCTCGTCTCGCTATTTGGTACGTCCCGACTAAGCTTCGACAGCTTTGTCATGCCGAACGTAATGGTGCTGCTGTCGTTGCCGCTGCTTCGAGCTCGGTTTCTGGTGGACATGATCATATGGGGTTCTAA